The Euphorbia lathyris chromosome 3, ddEupLath1.1, whole genome shotgun sequence genome contains a region encoding:
- the LOC136224101 gene encoding uncharacterized protein codes for MHPRRPRGRPPLNRGRGRGRDEDRRELGWGLEGIGDSEASDARVPPINQPQRQQQPLPPRRPVNLPAEQPAMPQVVQLEPRALVEAFVTIMETREAHRRPSELIEDAKNCGAFDFKGTIDSEEADNWLKATEKAFSTMQLRDEDKVRVVFGLLHGPADAWLTRVRGLYPEGLNWGVFKCEFMREYLTETFQKAKRNEFFNLKQRTMVMKEYVDKFDDLYRYASQWFPTEEVKCERFKDGLSAFYQNELSLYEGVHYRGWVEKALQKEKLKGKLESETSQKQSEEFGRSKFARGGPSQFRGSQIQSQASRGAFVNRSTFRAPDTFSQASHSPSIASSGNVLKCSQCGQFHSGECRKRTLQCFQCGGSGHLRRDCPSGRTTEPQRRIVCYECGEEGHVRTRCPKLNRVGRGRGLQTDRGSRGNLFGRGNNWGNGRGTNMGRGAGNTSQGARNQGNQSDRAATQPRAFAMTPQEAVASAEVITGEEVQGTERGTRS; via the exons ATGCATCCGAGACGACCGCGTGGCCGACCGCCTCTAAATAGAGGTAGAGGTAGAGGTAGAGATGAGGACAGAAGAGAGCTAGGATGGGGTCTTGAGGGCATAGGGGATAGTGAAGCCTCTGATGCAAGAGTTCCACCCATTAACCAACCTCAAAGACAACAACAACCATTGCCTCCACGTCGACCTGTTAATCTTCCAGCTGAACAACCTGCAATGCCACAAGTAGTACAACTTGAACCCCGAGCTTtagttgaagcttttgttactaTAATGGAAACACGGGAAGCACATAGAAGGCCCAGTGAGCTAATTGAGGATGCTAAAAATTGTGGGGCATTTGATTTCAAAGGTACAATTGACTCTGAGGAAGCTGATAATTGGTTAAAAGCTACAGAAAAAGCCTTTAGTACTATGCAGTTACGGGATGAGGATAAAGTCAGGGTTGTGTTTGGTTTATTACATGGACCAGCAGATGCATGGTTAACTCGGGTCAGGGGTTTGTATCCTGAAGGTTTGAATTGGGGAGTTTTCAAATGTGAGTTCATGAGAGAATATCTGACTGAAACATTCCAGAAGGCGAAGAGAAATGAGTTCTTTAATTTGAAACAGAGGACTATGGTTATGAAAGAGTATGTGGACAAGTTTGATGATTTATATCGTTATGCTAGTCAGTGGTTTCCTACTGAGGAAGTGAAATGTGAGAGATTTAAGGACGGATTGAGTGCATTTTATCAGAATGAGCTGAGTTTATACGAGGGTGTACATTATCGTGGCTGGGTAGAGAAAGCATTACAGAAAGAAAAGTTAAAGGGGAAGTTAGAATCTGAGACTAGTCAGAAGCAGTCAGAGGAGTTTGGGAGATCAAAGTTTGCTAGAGGAGGACCATCTCAGTTTCGGGGTAGTCAGATACAAAGTCAGGCTTCAAGAGGAGCATTTGTGAATCGTAGTACTTTTCGAGCACCTGATACTTTTAGCCAAGCTTCACACAGTCCTTCAATTGCTAGCAGTGGTAATGTTTTAAAGTGTAGTCAGTGTGGGCAATTTCATTCAGGTGAATGCAGAAAGAGAACATTACAGTGTTTTCAGTGTGGCGGAAGTGGTCACTTAAGAAGGGATTGTCCTTCAGGGAGGACAACTGAACCACAAAGACGAATTGTTTGTTATgagtgtggtgaggaaggacatgTACGTACTAGATGTCCTAAACTGAACAGAGTTGGAAGGGGTAGAGGATTACAGACTGACAGAGGAAGTAGAGGTAATTTGTTTGGGAGAGGAAATAATTGGGGTAATGGTAGAGGTACTAATATGGGAAGAGGAGCTGGTAATACTTCTCAAGGAGCTAGGAATCAGGGTAATCAGTCAGATAGAGCTGCAACTCAACCTCGAGCTTTTGCTATGACTCCACAAGAAGCTGTTGCATCTGCAGAAGTTATCACTG gcgaagaagtgcaaggtaccgagaggggtactcgatcctag